A region of Daphnia carinata strain CSIRO-1 chromosome 10, CSIRO_AGI_Dcar_HiC_V3, whole genome shotgun sequence DNA encodes the following proteins:
- the LOC130689319 gene encoding isoleucine--tRNA ligase, mitochondrial-like codes for MNTFMCVISRKPFSSSVLLPKTSFPLRVSSKQRKERDLWIMKTASFDQLYQWQRKNSQAEDEFVLHDGPPYANGKPHMGHALNKILKDILLRYNLLSGKMVHYVPGWDCHGLPIELKALEAYDTQKSSGLEIRQKAKMFALDTIKFQKAAFSRWGVMADWNNNCYFTFSPRYVTSQLKLFCDLYDKGLVYRDYKPVYWSPSARTALAESELEYNLNHVSTSVYLKLVLHTPLPECIIDVSKNAPVYLVVWTTTPWTLPANQAVCFHPDIKYCLVRCKSKVDHEYLVIALELHQSLQQLLSCELTVVKEFYGKELQGHFYLHPIQKSKKLPLLPSEHVTVKKGTGLVHTAPAHGPDDFLVALEHKLPILNLVDEEGRYSADAGSDLAGYSVLDKGQDVVLRLLGSDVIFLENFRHSYPYDWRTKQPVILRASLQWFIDTEKIKTAAIEAMKRVVVFPANFEKTMLNQLASRPYWCISRQRSWGVPIPVFYNSSLPTKNAILHRGAVERLCELIMKNGIDQWWLQSAEDLIGSEIMKELQLLPGHVFKGMDIMDIWFDSGVSWNSVLPKGKQADLYLEGIDQFGGWFQSSLLTSVASRDHAPYKNIFVHGFVLDHEGRKMSKSLGNVMDPLSVVDGDGNQPAVGIDALRWWVASHVSGNGSNVSVSNQLIQQASDDVQKIRSVLRFILGNLHGVTDFQLQQTDWKNLSFVDLYMLHLLTDFVETTFSAYRELNFRKVTSLLSYFVSNNVSAFYCNIVRGRLYCDSMMSKRRLSALYVLSEILDQVTLISAPILPHLTEEIEIYHPWRADKGGLFRNRRFADMRNFQSPDVFECLKPSLSIRNAVNKSIGQLNTHEWNVKITAFDSRDQRLLQKLQLEESDENSELCELLQVSTVTLLGKSVSNPVAEEQETVFANEDNLKITACHSSGPIQITLSKTQLATCPRCRRYISTDGKLCHLCLVVAAE; via the exons ATGAATACGTTTATGTGTGTAATTTCTCG gAAACCGTTTAGCAGTAGTGTATTGTTGCCTAAGACCAGCTTTCCGCTTCGCGTAAGTTCCAAACAACGAAAGGAAAGAGACTTATGGATTATGAAG aCAGCCTCATTTGATCAACTGTATCAGTGGCAAAGAAAGAATTCACAGGCTGAAgatgaatttgttttacatGATGGCCCTCCATATgcaaatggaaaaccacatatggGTCATGCCTTGAACAAAATTCTAAAAGATATACTGTTACGTTACAACCTGCTTTCTGGGAAGATGGTACATTATGTTCCAGGTTGGGATTGCCATGGTCTGCCCATTGAGTTGAAAGCTTTGGAAGCATATGACACACAGAAATCAAGTGGGTTAGAAATTCGTCAGAAAG CTAAAATGTTTGCATTGGACACCATAAAATTTCAGAAAGCAGCCTTTTCACGTTGGGGAGTGATGGCAGATTGGAATAACAATTGCTACTTCACATTTTCCCCAAGATATGTCACTTCACAGCTTAAACTGTTCTGTGATCTTTATGATAAA GGACTTGTTTACAGAGACTACAAGCCAGTATACTGGTCCCCATCTGCAag GACTGCTCTTGCGGAATCCGAATTGGAATACAACTTGAACCATGTTAGCACATCTGTTTACCTGAAATTGGTTCTACACACACCATTGCCTGAATGCATAATCGATGTTTCCAAAAACGCACCTGTTTACCTAGTAGTATGGACTACCACACCATGGACATTACCAGCTAATCAAGCTGTCTGTTTTCATCCAGACATAAAGTACTGCCTTGTGAGGTGTAAATCCAAAGTGGATCATGAGTACTTGGTTATTGCACTAGAGCTCCATCAGTCTCTTCAGCAGCTATTGTCGTGTGAGTTAACTGTGGTCAAGGAATTTTATG GAAAAGAACTGCAGGGACACTTCTATTTACATCCTATtcagaaaagcaaaaaattgcCATTACTACCCTCTGAACATGTAACTGTGAAAAAGGgaacag GTCTTGTGCATACTGCTCCAGCCCATGGTCCTGATGACTTTCTTGTAGCATTGGAGCATAAACTGCCGATC TTGAATTTAGTTGATGAAGAAGGGAGGTATTCCGCAGATGCTGGAAGTGATCTAGCTGGATATAGCGTCTTAGACAAGGGTCAAGATGTTGTGTTAAGACTATTAGGGAGCGATGTAATCTTCCTAGAAAATTTTAGGCATAGTTATCCTTACGATTGGCGAACAAAGCAGCCGGTGATTCTGAGAGCTAGTCTTCAATGGTTTATCGATacagaaaaaattaaaactgcAGCAATA GAGGCTATGAAGCGCGTTGTGGTGTTTCCCGCCAATTTCGAAAAAACGATGCTCAATCAGTTGGCAAGTAGACCATACTGGTGCATCTCGAGGCAACGTTCCTGGGGAG TTCCTATTCCAGTTTTCTACAATTCGTCGTTGCCTACAAAAAATGCCATTTTGCACag GGGTGCTGTCGAAAGACTCTGTGAACTCATAATGAAGAACGGGATTGACCAATGGTGGCTGCAGAGTGCGGAAGATTTGATTGGAAGTGAAATCATGAAAGAGTTGCAGTTGCTTCCTGGTCACGTATTTAAAGGCATG GATATTATGGACATTTGGTTTGACAGTGGAGTCTCGTGGAATTCCGTTTTGCCTAAGGGCAAACAAGCGGATTTATATTTAGAAGGCATTGATCAATTTGGAGGATGGTTTCAATCATCTCTATTGACTTCGGTTGCATCCCGTGACCACGCTCCCTACAA GAATATATTTGTACACGGCTTCGTCTTAGACCATGAGGGACGCAAGATGTCTAAATCTTTAGGTAACGTAATGGATCCCCTTTCAGTTGTTGACGGTGATGGGAACCAACCTGCTGTTGGTATCGATGCGTTGCG CTGGTGGGTTGCTAGTCATGTGTCTGGAAACGGTAGTAACGTGTCAGTTAGTAACCAATTGATACAACAAGCCTCAGACGATGTACAAAAGATCCGTTCAGTTCTGCGATTCATCCTGGGAAATCTTCATGGTGTCACTGACTTTCAATTGCAACAAACCGATTGGAAAAATTTGAGTTTCGTTGACCTTTACATGCTTCACCTCTTAACTGACTTCGTTGAAACG ACGTTTTCGGCGTACCGTGAACTTAATTTCCGAAAGGTCACAAGTTTGCTTTCGTACTTCGTCAGTAATAACGTTTCGGCATTTTATTGCAACATAGTGAGAGGACG CCTTTATTGCGACAGTATGATGAGCAAGAGAAGACTTTCTGCCCTATATGTACTGAGTGAGATTCTGGATCAAGTCACATTAATAAGTGCACCAATTCTTCCACACTTGacagaagaaattgaaatataTCATCCTTGGCGTGCAG ATAAAGGAGGATTGTTCCGTAACCGTAGGTTCGCGGATATGAGAAACTTCCAGTCTCCAGATGTTTTTGAGTGCCTTAAACCGTCGTTATCCATACGCAATGCGGTTAACAAATCCATTGGCCAGTTAAACACTCATGAATGGAATGTGAAGATCACGGCTTTTGATTCTCGAGATCAGCGGCTCTTGCAA AAACTGCAATTGGAAGAGAGTGATGAAAATTCCGA